The Acanthopagrus latus isolate v.2019 chromosome 20, fAcaLat1.1, whole genome shotgun sequence genomic sequence AGGACGCCAAATCCAACGTCGCCTTCGAGATAGAGAAGCTGTGCGGGATCCCCAACGTGCTGGGCGTCCTGGCTCCGGCCCACTTCAAGATCCGAGCCTCTCCGTACGAGAAGGACAGCTTCAGGTCGTTCGTCAACACGCTGGGTCACACGTCGGTGGTGAGCCAGTTCATATGCGACTCCGACGGCAACATACTGAGCGTGGAGAAGTGCTGCGTGGGCAGCACGCTCGAGCAGGAGATGTGGGAGTCGTCGTTTaaagggagggagatggaggaggacctGCACGGACCGTACTGGGTCATCGGTAAGACGCGTGCACAGCATGAGACACAGAAGGCAATGACGTAATGATGCTCAACATGTGCAAGTGTAAAACCATCCCACTCACACACGACCTGCTGCATCACCTGCCACTAATTTAACACAGGAGAAACAGACGTCCCATGTtcagaggctttgtcctcactgcagcggccGCGGGTTCGAGTCCCAGCCTGGGCACCCTTGCtgcatgccccccccccccccccatcctgtttcctgtcatctctgaggttgtcaataaaataaaaaaaacatttaaaggccAAAATAATATAAACGAAATGCATTAAATCAACCATTTTGCTCCTTCCAACGGTCTGAACTCACACCACTTAttggtgtgtttctgttaatGATATTTGGGACTGATGATACTCAGGAATGAAGAAATTCTGACATCGATACATCAGCGCATATGCACACATGTTTTTGCAGTGCTCCCTCAAATCTGTCTATCAAACACGAAGCTATCTTGCCTATATCTTGCCTACTAAGCAGGTAGGAATTATAATTATGATATTACCCCAAGCATTTTTTGCTGCATTCTCAAATAAAAAGATATTGATTTACTGTCACTAACATGCATGATGATGCACAcccctttttgtgtgttttaagagCATTATTTTATCGTCTTCCAAATAGAATGCTCACATGAGCTGGTTTCCTTGGATTGGAGGTGCAGATGAGTTTCCCAGCATCGTGTACTAAATTCCAAGTCTTCAGGATTAACACTTCATCGGTCTTGTGTCTTTCTCAAAGGTGGGAAAAGCTATAAACTGAGCATGCACGTCTTGACTCCTGTGTCAGAACCGGCCAACGACAAGGAGATCCGCTTCAACGAGGCCCACGCAAAGATCCACAACGTCATGCGGACGACGCTCGGCTCCATGAAGAGGCGCTTCAAGTGTCTGATGCAGTTGGGTTTTGCGCAAGAAGGCTCCCTGGACAAAAAGTCCAACATCATCAAGTCGTGCAGCGTCCTACACAACATCGCCAAGAAGTTCTCCACCCCTCCCCCGCCCGTAGCTGGTAAAATCGAGCCCCTGCATCCAGGGAGGCAGCGTTCAGTGCCAGTAGAAATCAACTCTGAGGCTGTGAAAGCCAGACAGGAAATCATTGATAGTAAGTTTAATAAATCTGTCGTCTCCAGCAGCAAGAACCCACCAAGTAAAGACGCCACAGAGGAGGACGCGTGAGCAGAGTTGGCGCATTCGCCACTGCAGGACGCAAAAGGATCAAACACTGGAACTGGAACCCAAACCCAGTTTATGATGCCTAAAATAAGACTTAATAAGTTACAGTCGAAGGCGAGTTGCTGTTCTGTGACTTTCTGACACTAACCTCTAAatgtgatctgtttttttttttctttttttttaatctcagttGCAGACTTTGTAAAACCACATTCAGGgatttttgttaataaaaaatattttatttcttgtacaaatagaaacaaaatgtcttttcctCCTACATTTCTTAAAGTTTCTAAACTAGATCTGAAAACAGAGAGTGTGGCTCctcacataataataataataataataataataataataatagtagtagtattatACTACATGCATTATACTACATGTTTGACAAATGAGATgaacaaaaattaaatgtaaacattatcTTAAGTGTCTTATGAATAtaaatttaatgtaattaaactaaatatagcagttttttttagtttagttgcAGGGCTGAAAGTCTCAAGGATTTGTGTGAAAGACTTGGAGCTCTGTGTCGTATATCGGGTCTGGGTTCTCGTACACGTGCTCCTCAGCCTTCTTGTCTGTCAGCAGACAGTCCATGATGCACTGGTGCAGGAAAATGTACAGGGACTGTAAAGAAATAATTCACAGTGGctggtgatttaaaaatgtacacagtgtGTTTATCCTTAAACCCTGTGGCAGCCAGATTACAAACTGCATAGTGTAGATGTCTAGCACTTGTGTTTGGACTCTTAATTCAGTTTCACTAAGATTGTAAAGATGCTTATAGACAGAAACATTAGCTCAGTGAAGCCTACATTaatgagactgaaaacatgATTTCAGTTCTTACACGTAAGTATTACATGGCAAACTTAATTTAAAGGTGTTACTTGTACTATATCACACTTTATAGTCAGGTAACTAAGGAAGTGAAAGCGCAGCCTGAAGCTATTTAGGACGACCTGTTTTACCTCCGTCTGCACCATGTGAGGTCGATTCAGTCTCATCTTGTGCACAAAGGCATTGATGCCCACTGCTCTTTCCTTCTCAAGCTGCTGAAGCAGCACATCCAGGGCAATGATAGTTCCAGTCCGCCCCACTCCagcactgacagagacacacacagcaagatGTAAGCAGTTAGTGTACAGGTGTGATGTTGATCATCATCAGGTGGTCCTGATGGTTGTAAGACAAGATATAAATACAGTaagctttttttcagtttaacctCATTATTTCGTTTCCCTAATGTGGTTTCCACATAAAAGTGTCCAAAGATGGCTCTGGACCTGAAACTAGACAAGCGCTCGTTCTGTACCTGCAGTGAACCACAGTTGGCGCTCCAGCTCCTTCTCTGTGGATGTGCTGTCTCACCAGTCCTCTGAACTGGATCAGGACTTCTGTGCCCTGTGGGACTCCATGGTCAGGCcaagcagtgaaatgaaaatgtctcacTGTGCGCTCCTCTGAGGTCTTACTCTGAgagaaaagattttaaaaaaaggaaatcaaacacTGTAGGTCTGTTTTTAACCAATATAGCGGTCGGTAAATGATACCAAAAATCCTCAACCACACATTTGGtacttttgtttcactttgtcgTGCCTTCTGACTTGGGAATATATCAAGAAACCCAACCTACTTAGTTACACCATAAACATTTTAGAGGTGTTTCGTACATGTTTCACCCTAAAGTCCCTCAAGGTCCAGTTTGGCTCCTGCTGCTCAGAATTCATGGTGACTGTCAGCTCTCCATAACGGCAAGGATCACTGTTGGCAGGCCAGTACTGTTCACACTTAGTctaggaaaaggaaaaacaaaaaaaatgcaaaattaagTTCTTGAAGCGTGTAGCTGCAGCACTAGACCATGAAGTGGCACTGAACACTGACTGAACATCCTACGAAAAACCTGATAACTAGAGAGCACAGAAATGATTCATGGCAAATCACTACGTTTTCAGTTTGCACCAGTAAAAGGTTCTCAAATCTTCATGGGAACTCACCCGTCCTCCCTCGGTGCAGTTGGTTACCATGACGATGCCTGTCACTTTTTGCTCCCAGATCATCCTCCAGAAATCATTCACTGTGGACGGCAGAGGACCCTGAGTGGCGATGTACTCTCTGTCGCTGTTGTAGCCCTGAGAAGTGATTGTCAAAATTAATATGTAGACTTTTTGAGCTTTTATGTGTCTTTGATTGTCCTGATGTCAATCTGCACAATGTTCCAGCAGCCATTTGCTTGCAACTGTGCCACTTCACTCCAGAGAGGTGAAAGGTTCAAGCTTCTCAATCTGTTTCTTCTAACTGAAGGACTTTTTTTAACCACTtgagtaaagttttttttataagcTCAACGTATCCTGGTGTACAACAATTAGAGAACGAGTTTTACTAAATGATTTTTCAGGCATCAAGTAATACCTACGGGCATGTAACTGGCATTTATGTAGTCAGAGGTCGCATTGGGATCTGATGTAGTTAGCTTCACCCGGCACCAGTCGTCTAAGATAAGAAAAcaggagatgtttttttgttgcaatgcACCACATCAGCCACGACTGGAAACTGAATCATTGGGTCAGGAACTGTTGTATGAATACCGTCTCGCCACAGGCTTACATGGCAGGACACTGTCGAGCCGGTTCCTCGCTTTGTTCTCAGGCAGAAGAGCCGTCTTCTGTGTCTGCCCCGTGCCGACAGGAAGGAGGCTCTGCATGACAGTTTGCAGATGACACGGCACGCAATTGAGACAAAgcacaacaggaaacagaataGAGCAGCACCACGATGACACACAGGCACATTTACAGTCTGTTGCAAGTATAGGCCGATGCAAaagagcacagaaaaaaaacattatatatcTTTCTTATGCACCTCATACTCCTGGCTGAAACCCCGGTTGTCGTCCCCACGTAATTGGTAGAAGTGGTCTGGAAACTTTGCCACCGAAAtagttcttaaaaaaaaacaaaaaaaaaaacataaaaagtatAATGTATGTAATAATCCCATAAAAGAGAACTGATTTACATAAATATTACAGAATAGGGACAGACAGTAATCACAGATACAgcaatttttctttctttctcatccAGATGCACTGATAGTGGTGTTAACATTATGAAGAGTATACTTACTTGCGCTTTTTATTAGATTGTTTGGAGCCAACAGTGACAagcttttttcttctgtgggaaagaaacaaagtgtttcatttATGAGTCTGGAGAGTACATTTCAGGGAGATAATGCAGATGTAGTCACTGAGGCAGCACCAACCTGATAATATCTGGTCTTTTCAgcaaaatgaagacaacaagACAGACCAGGACAACAAAAAGGAGCACAGCAAACACTGAACCTGCAATGACTCCTAGAGGAAGTAAAATCTGCTTTAAGTGATATGTAACATGAAGTGGAAACGCAACAGAGCAGTCCCTATTGCATCAGCCTCACATTATCTTTATTTGCCCTCTATCATGAGGATGTTGTAATCTAATAAAAGAAACCAGTTTCAAATaatcaaaaccaaacaacaagCAGGTGACATAAACAGCacaacagtgagaaaaaaaagtgagaatacgttgtttatattttacaaaaagaaaccaaaagtcaCATACTCACCCCTTGAATCAGTagcacatgaaaaaacaaatggctCAGAATGCTGCTCAGAACCCTTTCCAGTCCCAGACAGTGAAGTTAAAGACACCTCATAATGTTTGGCAGGTAGGAATCCAGATAATACGATAGAATGTCCATCATCTTTATCCTTTCTATAAGATTTCCCCGTCACATTCACTTCCACTGCAGTCCACACACCCTCCGGTTCATCCCAGGCAATACGGACAGAATATCCAGCATCCCAGTGCTCACAGCGAGCATTTAAGCATGGAGGAACTGAATAAAACAGGTAGAAAGATGCATTTACCGTAcaatcaaacacaacaaaaaggtTTGATGAAAAACAACGCTGATGATCATTTCAAAATTTGCACTTCACtgcaaaagtatttttttcttctctttctttcaacaGGGGTCATTCCAACAGTATGTTTGATGCCAAATAATGTATTGTCTTGACACGTATTGTCCAATTAGTCAATTAAAAGAAACTTGTTGAAATCTGTAATACTTAATGATTAATAGCTATTAAAGTCCAACTTGGCCAAAATGGGGAGTTgctatttatttctttgttggcTACATTCAATATTTTGggatttttgaatgtttgttggAAGAAAATTACAACATGCACTGCTGTGGACTCAGGTACTTGCTGGTATTTAACActtttttcacttctttctttGTGAGTAATCTATTAATGAAGGAATCATTGATAAATCACTTATCTAAATAAAAATCATAGTTGCCACCTATATAATCACAAAGAACAATTTCAAATAGCCTGATCAACTTGTGGTATGAAATAAGAGGTGTTTTCAAAGCACAGACACTActtttataattaaaatgttttgaaattagGGTgcttcacattcattttcatggATTTCTACTTACTGATTGTCAGATTGTGTTCACACTGGTCCAAGTGTTTGGAGTTGTTTTCATACCAAAGATACAACTCATAGGTTGCACCAGGGTAAAGGCCAGTAAATGACACATTTGGACCGCCAGGACTGACATGTTCTTGTGATTTGTATTTGGCTGTTGCATTTGTGAACAGGCCTTCAACCATTCCTTGGATTGATGAGGTAGTAACATGCCATCGTACACTGGCACAGTCTATGCctgaaatgaatgagaaaatattggagaaaaaaacattcatttgttaGTTGTTAGCACattattcaaaaaatgaaacaatattttatttttcatttagaaaaatataGTGGTAACAGTTCTGTATTACGTGTTATTGTGTAGTCTTCATAAGAAGTGCTGTTGAGTCCAGAGAACTGAGTGATGATGCTGAATGGATACGCTCTTCCAGGCTGGAGAGATGTGAATCTATGTAACACAACACCTGTGGATgtatttaggagaatgctgtacCCGTTCATTTGGAGAAAGTAGCTCCAGCCTTTATCCACATCCACGTTCCACACCAGGGTTATACTGGTTGTAGAGCGCTCAGTGACATTGACCAAAGTCACCTGTGAGGGAActgatgaagaaagaaaaaaaaatagccttcACTCACAAACCAGTTAAAGGATTTTCACTataattcacacaaacatgcaggcTATGTATCAATATGAATACATTTGGGAATGAGCTTTAAATATAATCTTAATATAGGCAAGAGATGGTAAAGATGATGTGTGACTAATAGCCTATGTATTATGATATATGATGATTTATGATCATTTAGAGACAGTCTAGTTAAGCCATTAAAAGTTAGTTAGTAGATAGTAGATTGATCTCAATTATCCAGGCAGTGCGAGTCCACGTCCAGTTCACCTTCTACTGGCTGTTGTGTTTGCCATTGAAGTTTTTAGCAACTGTTTtccactttttgttttccacacttTTTTAACTGCTCTTCTGCTTTGAGAGATGCTGGAATGTAAAGAGTCATTACTCtttgtaaatatacagtacactgtTGCAGTATCTCTCTATCAGCTGttgcaagttttgttttgctctcgaCTGACAAAGGGGAAGGTGaatcaaaatgattattatttcatatcaCAGGCAAAATGGATTAGTCCACAGGTGATCACTTACCGGTGACGGCTTGAAACATGTATCCAGTGCTGTTCACTTcctcaaacacagtgaaaagtgTGAAACTGTATTTGGTTCCAGCAGTGAGAGAAGAGACCTCATATGTTACTGAAGCCTCTGAATCAGatgcagtgatattttccacCTTGGGACTGCCTTTGTCCTCGTATTGTAGCAAATATGTTGGGATGTTGTTAACCTTGTCCCACATCAGAGTTATACTGTTCTCACTTTGTCTTAACACTTCCACTCCCTTAACATTTTCAGGAGCTGAAAAACAGAGTTGACAGTTTCATTAGAAAAATGGTTGAGCACAAACACTTTCAACACAAAATATCTGACTTTGtgtattcttttctttgtaaAGTAACACCCTCATtgaattccatttttttaatcaacaacaTCCATAAATGTCAACGAGCAACACCAGTCAATGAATAAGAGATTCTATATATGTTGTTTCAGAGCTCTGTCTTGTTGTCAGCCTGTCTCAGGAGGAAAACATCTTAACAGTGACTGCAGACAGATTTactccactgctgctgacacgctcaaacacagtgaagagAGTGAAGACATATTTAGTCCCACTTGTGAGTCCAGTGATTGTATGTGTCACTTGATTTCCCGCTGATGCAGTGACATCTATCTCAAATCTATTGAACAAAAGCCTGCAGTTGAGGATGTCATCCGCTTTATTCCACTGAAGAGTTATACTGGTCTCGTTTTGTGCAATAGCTTGATATATGTCTGTGTTACGAGGAgctgaaatgtgaagaaacatgATGAAGGAACTGTCACAAAATGATTTAAGATATACTTAAGTGTGTAGTTCAGAAAGACATCCACTTTATTCCACTGCAGAGTTATACTGGTCTCATTTTGTGTAATTGCTTTGAACTGTTCTGCTTTGAGAGGCGCTACAATGTAAAGaggcattcattcattttaaatatacagtacatcatCTCTCCACACTAGAGCAACTTTAAATTGAATATTGTTACAGATCTCTGGCCTGGATCTTGTTTTAGACCTGTatcaggacagacagacatgaatccttgtaaatatacagtacactgtTACAGTACACTGTATAATCTCTCTAtagaagttttgttttgctctcgaCTGACAAAGGGGAAGGTgaatcaaaatgattattttttcatatcacagGCAAAATGGATTAGTCCACAGGTGATCACTTACCGGTGACGGCTTGAAACGCGTATCCAGTGCTGTTCACTTcctcaaacacagtgaaaagcgTGAAACTGTATTTGGTTCCAGCAGTGAGAGAAGAGACCTCATGTGTTACTGAAGCCTCTGAATCAGatgcagtgatattttccacCTTGGAACTGCCTTTGTCCTCGTATTGTAGTAAATATGTTGGGATGTTGTTAACCTTGTCCCACATCAGAGTTATACTGTTCTCACTTTGTCTTAACACTTCCACTCCCTTAACATTTTCAGgatctgaaaaacacagagttgacagtttcattagaaaaaaagagCTTAGTGTGAGACTTTCAACACAATAATGGGGTTTGTGTATTCTTTTTAAGCAAAGGAATAATTTAATGGAATTTAATTCAACAGCAATAGTCAAACATGATAAGCATGCAAGCCCAATCTATTAATACTAATGTTTTAATCAGATATTTTAACAGATCTCTGTCTTGGGCCGTGTCTCAGTATCATtccagctgaaaaacatttaatcagtgactgcagtgtatcttactctgctgcttctgacattttcaaacacagtaAAGAGACTGGAATCAAATTTAGTCCCACTTGTGAGTCCTGGGATTATATGTGTCACTTGATTTCCTGCTGACGCAGTGACACTTATCTCTCCTTCAGCATATTCAAGTATACAGTTGGAGAAGCCAACCACTTTATTCCACTGCATCGGTCTCATTGTGTGCAACTGTTTTGAACTCTTCTGCAATAAGGGGAGCTGGAGTGTAAAGGGTCATTACTCATTGTAAATATACAGAACACTGTTGCAGTACACTGTATAATCTCTCTACATCAGCTGttgcaagttttgttttgctttcgACTGACAAAGGGGAAGGTgaatcaaaatgattattttttcatatcacagGCAAAATGGATTAGTCCACAGGTGATCACTTACCAGTGACGGCTTGAAACACGTATCCAGTGCTGTTCACTTcctcaaacacagtgaaaagtgTGAAACTGTATTTGGTTCCAGCAGTGAGAGAAGAGACCTCATGTGTTACTGAAGCCCCTGAATCAGATGCAATGATATTTTCCACCTTGGAACTGCCTTTGTCCTCGTATTGTAGCAAATATGTTGGGATGTTGTTAACCTTGTCCCACATCAGAGTTATACTGTTCTCACTTTGTCCTGACACTTCCACTCCCTTAACATTTTCaggagctgaaaaacacagaattgACAgtttcattagaaaaaaagagCTTAGTGTGAGACTTTCAACTCAATAATGGGGTTTGTGTATTCTTTTTAAGCAAAGGaataatttaattgaatttaacaGCAATAGTCAAACATGATAAGCATGCAAGCCCAATCTATTAATACTAATGTTTCAATCAGATATTTTAACAGATCTCTGTCTTGGACCATGTCTCAGTACCATtccagctgaaaaacatttaatcagtgactgcagtgtatcttactctgctgcttctgtcattttcaaacacagtgaagaGACTGGAATCAAATTTAGTCCCACTTGTGAGTCCTGGGATTATATGTTACTTGATTTCCTGCTGACGCAGTGACACTTATCTCTCCTTCAGCATATTCAAGTATACAGTTGGAGAAGCCAACCACTTTATTCCACTGCATCGGTCTCATTGTGTGTAACTGTTTTGAACTCTTCTGCAATAACGGGAGCTGGAGTGTAAAGAGTCATTACTCattgtaaatatacagtacactgtTGCAGTACACTGTATAATCTCTCTATATCAGCTGttgcaagttttgttttgctcttgaCTGACAAAGGGGAAGGTgaatcaaaatgattattttttcatatcacagGCAAAATGGATTAGTCCACAGGTGATCACTTACCGGTGACGGCTTGAAACGCGTATCCAGTGCTGTTCACTTcctcaaacacagtgaaaagtgTGAAAGTGTATTTGGTTCCAGCAGTGAGAGAAGAGACCTCATGTGTTACTGAAGCCTCTGAATCAGATGCAATGATATTTTCCACCTTGGAACTGCCTTTGTCCTCGTATTGTAGCAAATATGTTGGGATGTTGTTAACCTTGTCCCACATCAGAGTTATACTGTTCTCACTTTGTCCTGACACTTCCACTCCCTTAACATTTTCaggagctgaaaaacacagagttgaaagtttcattagaaaaaaagagCTTAGTGTGAGACTTTCAACACAATAATGGGGTTTGTGTATTCTTTTTAAGCAAAGGaataatttaattgaatttaacaGCAATAGTCAAACATGATAAGCATGCAAGCCCAATCTATTAATACTAATGTTTCAATCAGATATTTTAACAGATCTCTGTCTTGGACCATGTCTCAGTACCATtccagctgaaaaacatttaatcagtgactgcagtgtatcttactctgctgcttctgacattttcaaacacagtgaagaGACTGGAATCAAATTTAGTCCCACTTGTGAGTCCTGGGATTATATGTGTCACTTGATTTCCTGCTGACGCAGTGACACTTATCTCTCCTTCAGCATATTCAAGTATACAGTTGGAGAAGCCAACCACTTTATTCCACTGCATCGATCTCATTGTGTGCAACTGTTTTGAACTCTTCTGCAATAAGGAGAGCTGGAGTGTAAAGGGTCATTACTCtttgtaaatatacagtacactgtTGCAGTACATTGTATAATCTCTCTATATCAGCTGttgcaagttttgttttgctctcaaCTGACAAAGGGgaaagtgaatgaaaatgatttttttttttatatcacagaCAAAATGACTCAGTCCATATGTACATTAAGTGATCACTTACCAGTGACGGCTTGAAACATGTATCCAGTGCTGTTCACTTTCTCTAACACAGTGAAAAGCGTGAAACTGTATTTGGTTCCAGCAGTGAGAGAAGAGACCTCATGTGTTACTGAAGTCCCTGAATCAGatgcagtgatattttccacCTTGGAACTGCCTTTGTCCTCATATTGTAGCAAATATTTTGGGATGTTGTTAACCTTGTCCCACATCAGAGTTATACTGTTCTCACTTTGTCTTAACACTTCCACTCCTGTGACATTTTCaggagctgaaaaacaaaaagttgacAC encodes the following:
- the LOC119009378 gene encoding receptor-type tyrosine-protein phosphatase H-like isoform X5, whose protein sequence is MTKPLFFKVTSDQLLLCVFLSLLWGVTDSNTTTGKTTVISSSTTPPTTTPSSTTPPTTIPSTANPLTIKPSPRNAGMFQAIAQNETSITLQWNKVDDILNYRLLFNGSEINVTTSAGNQVEHTIPGLTSGTKYVFTLLAVYESVRSSGVTLSAVTAPENVKGVEVSGQSENSISLMWDKVNNITTYLLQYEDKGSSKVENITASDSEASVTHEVSSLTAGTKYNFTLFTVFEEVNSTGYAFQAVTAPENVKGVEVSGQSENSITLMWDKVNNIPTYLLQYEDKGSPKVENITASDSGTSVTHEVSSLTAGTNYSFTLFTVFEEVNSPGYAFQAVTAPENVKGVEVSGQSENSITLMWDKVNNIPTYLLQYEDKGSPKVENITASDSGTSVTHEVSSLTAGTKYSFTLFTVFEEVNSPGHVFQAVTAPENVKGVEVSGQSENSITLMWDKVNNIPTYLLQYEDKGSPKVENITASDSGTSVTHEVSSLTAGTKYSFTLFTVFEEVNSPGYAFQAVTAPENVKGVEVSGQSENSITLMWDKVNNIPTYLLQYEDKGSPKVENITASDSGTSVTHEVSSLTAGTKYSFTLFTVFEEVNSPGYAFQAVTAPENVKGVEVSGQSENSITLMWDKVNNIPTYLLQYEDKGSSKVENITASDSGTSVTHEVSSLTAGTKYSFTLFTVFEEVNSTGYMFQAVTAPENVKGVEVSGQSENSITLMWDKVNNITTYLLQYEDKGSSKVENITASDSGTSVTHEVSSLTAGTKYSFMLFTVFEELNSTGYAFQAVTAPENVTGVEVLRQSENSITLMWDKVNNIPKYLLQYEDKGSSKVENITASDSGTSVTHEVSSLTAGTKYSFTLFTVLEKVNSTGYMFQAVTAPENVKGVEVSGQSENSITLMWDKVNNIPTYLLQYEDKGSSKVENIIASDSEASVTHEVSSLTAGTKYTFTLFTVFEEVNSTGYAFQAVTAPENVKGVEVSGQSENSITLMWDKVNNIPTYLLQYEDKGSSKVENIIASDSGASVTHEVSSLTAGTKYSFTLFTVFEEVNSTGYVFQAVTDPENVKGVEVLRQSENSITLMWDKVNNIPTYLLQYEDKGSSKVENITASDSEASVTHEVSSLTAGTKYSFTLFTVFEEVNSTGYAFQAVTVPSQVTLVNVTERSTTSITLVWNVDVDKGWSYFLQMNGYSILLNTSTGVVLHRFTSLQPGRAYPFSIITQFSGLNSTSYEDYTITRIDCASVRWHVTTSSIQGMVEGLFTNATAKYKSQEHVSPGGPNVSFTGLYPGATYELYLWYENNSKHLDQCEHNLTIIPPCLNARCEHWDAGYSVRIAWDEPEGVWTAVEVNVTGKSYRKDKDDGHSIVLSGFLPAKHYEVSLTSLSGTGKGSEQHSEPFVFSCATDSRGVIAGSVFAVLLFVVLVCLVVFILLKRPDIIRRKKLVTVGSKQSELFRWQSFQTTSTNYVGTTTGVSARSMRASFLSARGRHRRRLFCLRTKRGTGSTVSCHVSLWRDDDWCRVKLTTSDPNATSDYINASYMPGYNSDREYIATQGPLPSTVNDFWRMIWEQKVTGIVMVTNCTEGGRTKCEQYWPANSDPCRYGELTVTMNSEQQEPNWTLRDFRVKHSKTSEERTVRHFHFTAWPDHGVPQGTEVLIQFRGLVRQHIHREGAGAPTVVHCSAGVGRTGTIIALDVLLQQLEKERAVGINAFVHKMRLNRPHMVQTESLYIFLHQCIMDCLLTDKKAEEHVYENPDPIYDTELQVFHTNP
- the LOC119009378 gene encoding receptor-type tyrosine-protein phosphatase eta-like isoform X4, whose protein sequence is MTKPLFFKVTSDQLLLCVFLSLLWGVTDSNTTTGKTTVISSSTTPPTTTPSSTTPPTTIPSTANPLTIKPSPRNAGMFQAIAQNETSITLQWNKVDDILNYRLLFNGSEINVTTSAGNQVEHTIPGLTSGTKYVFTLLAVYESVRSSGVTLSAVTAPENVKGVEVSGQSENSISLMWDKVNNITTYLLQYEDKGSSKVENITASDSEASVTHEVSSLTAGTKYNFTLFTVFEEVNSTGYAFQAVTAPENVKGVEVSGQSENSITLMWDKVNNIPTYLLQYEDKGSPKVENITASDSGTSVTHEVSSLTAGTNYSFTLFTVFEEVNSPGYAFQAVTAPENVKGVEVSGQSENSITLMWDKVNNIPTYLLQYEDKGSPKVENITASDSGTSVTHEVSSLTAGTKYSFTLFTVFEEVNSPGHVFQAVTAPENVKGVEVSGQSENSITLMWDKVNNIPTYLLQYEDKGSPKVENITASDSGTSVTHEVSSLTAGTKYSFTLFTVFEEVNSPGYAFQAVTAPENVKGVEVSGQSENSITLMWDKVNNIPTYLLQYEDKGSPKVENITASDSGTSVTHEVSSLTAGTKYSFTLFTVFEEVNSPGYAFQAVTAPENVKGVEVSGQSENSITLMWDKVNNIPTYLLQYEDKGSSKVENITASDSGTSVTHEVSSLTAGTKYSFTLFTVFEEVNSTGYMFQAVTAPENVKGVEVSGQSENSITLMWDKVNNITTYLLQYEDKGSSKVENITASDSGTSVTHEVSSLTAGTKYSFMLFTVFEELNSTGYAFQAVTAPENVKGVEVSGQSENSITLMWDKVNNIPTYLLQYEDKGSSKVENIIASDSEASVTHEVSSLTAGTKYTFTLFTVFEEVNSTGYAFQAVTAPENVKGVEVSGQSENSITLMWDKVNNIPTYLLQYEDKGSSKVENIIASDSGASVTHEVSSLTAGTKYSFTLFTVFEEVNSTGYVFQAVTDPENVKGVEVLRQSENSITLMWDKVNNIPTYLLQYEDKGSSKVENITASDSEASVTHEVSSLTAGTKYSFTLFTVFEEVNSTGYAFQAVTAPENVKGVEVLRQSENSITLMWDKVNNIPTYLLQYEDKGSPKVENITASDSEASVTYEVSSLTAGTKYSFTLFTVFEEVNSTGYMFQAVTVPSQVTLVNVTERSTTSITLVWNVDVDKGWSYFLQMNGYSILLNTSTGVVLHRFTSLQPGRAYPFSIITQFSGLNSTSYEDYTITRIDCASVRWHVTTSSIQGMVEGLFTNATAKYKSQEHVSPGGPNVSFTGLYPGATYELYLWYENNSKHLDQCEHNLTIIPPCLNARCEHWDAGYSVRIAWDEPEGVWTAVEVNVTGKSYRKDKDDGHSIVLSGFLPAKHYEVSLTSLSGTGKGSEQHSEPFVFSCATDSRGVIAGSVFAVLLFVVLVCLVVFILLKRPDIIRRKKLVTVGSKQSELFRWQSFQTTSTNYVGTTTGVSARSMRASFLSARGRHRRRLFCLRTKRGTGSTVSCHVSLWRDDDWCRVKLTTSDPNATSDYINASYMPGYNSDREYIATQGPLPSTVNDFWRMIWEQKVTGIVMVTNCTEGGRTKCEQYWPANSDPCRYGELTVTMNSEQQEPNWTLRDFRVKHSKTSEERTVRHFHFTAWPDHGVPQGTEVLIQFRGLVRQHIHREGAGAPTVVHCSAGVGRTGTIIALDVLLQQLEKERAVGINAFVHKMRLNRPHMVQTESLYIFLHQCIMDCLLTDKKAEEHVYENPDPIYDTELQVFHTNP